In Catharus ustulatus isolate bCatUst1 chromosome 31, bCatUst1.pri.v2, whole genome shotgun sequence, the following proteins share a genomic window:
- the BCDIN3D gene encoding RNA 5'-monophosphate methyltransferase — translation MAAPMNRESVHEPGAAPYGNFPNYSRFHPPEGRVSLLPQGLLGSLFPAATRPLLGLDVGCNSGELSVALYQHLLGLQDGNSSTELPGAGKELKLLCCDIDPELIQRAQQSSPFPASISFASLDIMDSRAREPFLSSYLQRFGRSSFDIGFCMSVTMWIHLNHGDRGLLEFLALLASLCTFLLVEPQPWKCYRAAARRLRRLGRSDFEHFRSLRIKGDMAESITRILTQQCAMELVCSFGSTSWDRSLLLFKSTSAQPEGSP, via the exons ATGGCGGCGCCCATGAACCGGGAGAGCGTCCACGAGCCCGGCGCGGCTCCCTACGGGAACTTCCCAAATTACTCCCGGTTCCACCCGCCCGAGGGGCGCGTCAGCCTCCTGCCCCAAGGgctcctgggcagcctcttccccGCGGCCACCCGCCCGCTCCTCGGGCTCGATGTGGGCTGCAACTCCGGG gagctcagcgTGGCTCTGTACCAGcacctcctggggctccaggacGGCAATTCCAGCACGGAGCTGCCGGGAGCCGGGAaggagctgaagctgctgtgctgtgacatcGATCCCGAGCTGATCCAGAgggcccagcagagcagccccttccctgcctccatcTCCTTTGCCAGCCTGGACATAATGGATTCCAGGGCCAGGGAGCCCTTCCTGAGCTCCTACCTGCAGCGCTTCGGCCGCTCCTCCTTTGACATCGGCTTCTGCATGTCGGTGACCATGTGGATCCACCTGAACCACGGGGACAGGGGCCTGCTGGagttcctggccctgctggcctcGCTGTGCACGTTCCTGCTGGTGGAACcacagccctggaagtgttacCGGGCGGCCGCGCGCCGGCTGCGCAGGCTGGGCCGCAGCGACTTCGAGCATTTCCGCAGCCTGCGCATCAAGGGGGACATGGCCGAGAGCATCACCCGCATCCTGACCCAGCAGTGCGCCATGGAGCTCGTCTGCAGCTTCGGGAGcaccagctgggacaggagcctgCTGCTCTTCAAATCCACCAGCGCCCAGCCCGAGGGCTCCCCCTGA